A stretch of DNA from Nymphalis io chromosome 22, ilAglIoxx1.1, whole genome shotgun sequence:
ctacaaaaaagtcagcgacagcatatgtctaacttttatatttaagtcacaaaatgtagttttttacataaaaaaaaaaattaagtcattTGGTCatatttattggtcatattatcaacaattatgaattcttatcgaaataagtaaacttatcgtctcaagggtttaaacaaaagactttccttttactgcatataatttggacgaacggttaaagagataatatgaTATAGGTATGGAACTATTTGGAATCTATTgggtgatatttctattagacggtttttttcatatacatgtggatctatttagaaataaataactttatcgagaaagacattttatttcgataaaattcgttttttacaGTATGATTTAGTTTGCATagcttaagagataatttaaaataccaaatacgagagacaattttattaatgttcggccaatgcAACTTTTGGCAGTTAGGAAATAAATCTTCGCACTCAGTACTAACAGAACCactatcataatttaataacaagaaaaaatgtttaccgcccaacaaAGCGGGCACAGGCCAGCTAGTCTACTATAattacacagtaacagcctgtaaatgtcccactgctgggctaaggcctcctctcccttttttgagaagaagtaattacacattatatactaattacttGACAAATATTTCAAGTATGTAGATATCAATAATATGTATGCTACTTTACtctactttttttaattgacatagtaattaattattgtatctaATTAATTGATAAGAGCATCAATAACAGAATTTTGTGACAAATGATTTTAAATGTGTGTTATAGAATTATAgtctgtattttattatattttttttattatttatcttcaaCAATAGTTGAATATCTatggtaataaataattgtgaatgaaaaatatagatcatttttttttatttgacatttacactaaactttttttagaattttatatagcgcatacttaaaaaatttagcttttattcaaatttgtatattatttttaaatgaaacttaCTTGTATTGAATCTTTAGTAAAGTGCTTCCTGTCTCTCATACCGACACCATGCATTAACGCCCAATCTTTGGCTTTTTCTATCACGGTGACTAGCAATTTATGCTCCAAAGGCAAAGGAATACAGGAGGCAAGACGAGCTTGCgtcattttaatattcttcaatattagtatttaaaaaaaaacacttgacaTATACTACacgattacttttaaaatttacgcCTAGTTAAGATACTGAAAACTATTTGTGAATCGAGAAAGATTGGACACTTTTGATATCTTATTTACTTTAGAATTAACTGTTCGGTGATTGTTGAATGTTGATATATATACTGACGGCTGACTGTGACTGATAGTGAGAGTGACATtactattagttttttttttaaatctttgccCATATTTGTCAATGTTGGCGTCGATTTCAAAAGGGCcagtatgaaaaaatattttttttagatataaaattttgcaattgtatttaaacataatttttaagagTAGCTCGtcgaaaagtattttaaaacgaattgcAAAATTAGCCAGATTACAAAAACCGAACACTGATTGACAAATACATCGCTTATTTATcagcatattaatatttttatgatttccgTTTATATATATggaacatatacatattattgaagtaaaaaaacattgctgttttattacaaaatttcaatgagAGTTAGCTCGGCTGTGTATCTGTTATTCGACATTTTTGTATACGCTGAATTCTCCATTGAttggaaattgtatttttttactttttttttaacataattataattatgtatactaTCTTCAGGTAATACACTACATACTACTAATAATACTAATTCTACACTTTACAATTGATTTATAAACTtatgtttaagttttaatttataaaattaagtctCACTAGTCACCAATTACTAGAAATCTAAACTAAGCACTACTACGTATTtaagctataatttttttttaaatatatgatgtgAAGGcagtatgttttatattatcagGTAATGATTATAATCTAACTAAAGATCAAGTGCAAAAATAAGGGACGGACAGTAAACATACATGTTCTAATTGAAACCATTGTAAATTCGGTGTTCTTTCATTTTCAAATACTTGTAATAAGTAGAATAAACTGGCCTCTGAAAATTAAACGAGCACTCCgttcttgtatattttttcaaatgtacTAGTTTGGAGTTCGGACTTGTAGTTTAGGAAAtacttgtaattaataaaattatattttgattctcCTTCATTTAATTTTGTAGGCTTAGGACTGATGACTGAGatccgttattttttttaccaaaagaTAAGTACGAGGGTGTGAAATATAACTTTTCTCAAAACATGTATCGGGTTAttttagaatagaataaaaattcacaaagattattcaaaaatcAATAGAGACGTGTTAAGTTAATTTCATAGAATTTATTGATCGCCAAGTGTTTATTGTTCTGGCAGCATTGTCCTACTTCAAAAACAACTGTCATTCGCATATGAACGAAGTGAAGAACGCGTTTGTGATTAAATTACGAAATTATCCAAAGCTAGCAGTGTCCGGCTTGAAACGtaacttttaaattgtttaataatattatattataatggaaGTATCAGATGAGAATTTAGCTACTCTAGTGAGTTACTTAGAAAAAACTCTGAATCCAGACCCCAATATCAGAAGACCCGGTAAGTTAATGTATATAACTTGTAACCTGTCTGATATAAGTGTTCGACggttattagaaataaaaaaataataatacgtttatttttatgctaCTGCAATATGATATCATAAGTTATTACGcgtagtaaattattaataataacctaAAATGTAAAGCTTATAACcgttaatgatataattatttgatcaaGTGATGTTGCGTtcatagcaataaataatagttttttttataacaagattagtttaaaataattatagcttacaggttacttataaatgttgcttagggGTGATAAACACTGTTGTTTCTACTTTCAAGatagaaatcagtgtttaaaacACCTggtaaacaacatttttatgtaagacaattttttatatttcgttacTATATTTGAAgtctataattaatttcatcttGATAAcaaccacattttttttaaatatactaaaattaaatgcaaaaataacttcaaaatttattcaattgttATACAAAAATTCAGAGTTAAAatccaaaattaaaattttaatttcagctGAGAAATTCTTAGAAGGTGTTGAATCAAACCAAAATTATGGAATATTGCTTCTTCATCTCATTGACAATGATAATGTAGATATGGTAATTAAAGTCACCGCATCTATAATCTTCAAGAACTACATAAAACGAAATTGGCCAGTGGTAAGATTAccgtgttattataatatttctctttCCATAGTAAATAAGGTCTAGAGGTTCAAGGTGATCTGAAATATAACTAATAGGcccttactaataatattaatatgaaattggCACTTTGTacaggaggaatataaagtcaatattttttttgtaaaatatatttaattaattaaagtatgcacctttgttatctatgcacttttgccatctcaaaGGTAGttcattaatcattattatcattagtgGATGTCGCAGAAATTCCAATTGTCGCTCATCTATCTTAGTGGTGTTTGTTGTGcggtgtgtggtcttgcgttgtcgtgaagcatcAAAGTGAAGTGAagtgattgaccaatctcggttgttaggcagctagttcttccttcatggtttgcagttgatgacaatagatatctgccatAATTacacttttcatcacaaataatgatttgatttaaaatccctttatTAATGTgttggttgagcaaagtaacacagcatgCATGTTTGCAAGTtcaattcactcaattcatgaggtacccatcattcaagttttttttactttcccgatttgcttcaagtggattaatacactTTTATCatttaccccgaagcctgcagctatctcggaagtgctttgtgatggatccgcttccgcaatagcctttaattcttcattttccactttggtctccggccgtccactgggtggttctgaaggtcgaaatttccagaacgaaaatgttgaaaccaaaaacataCCATACTTTCTTTTGCCACACCAGCACCGtaaacatcattaatccttcgagctgttcctgcagcactggtgccacggtagaaatcatcatttaaaatacaaattatattatacgataAGACTTGCTTTTGTAATATATGGAGAAATTAACTCCTTTgttcaaacattaaaaaaaactgagtaAACTAGTAAACCCAACTTGGCCCAATAGcacaaaattactaataatttattagactgtacataattttaacttataagtaccattgaattttcacatGCTTAGTTgtcttgtgtttataattaatcttgagCTCTGcggagaaaaaaaaaaacatcataaggaAACACAAGTGTATCTAACAACCCACAGGAGCAAGGCGGTGGAATACATTAGTATACATACAACTTCTCAAAAGAAGAGAGTAGTGTTTGCCCAGCGATGGGAGATttgggctgttactttattttaataatgacataaattttattaggaCGAAGATGGCGTTGATCGCATGCATGCTTCAGACAGAGCTACCATTAAATCACTTATAGTAAGATTGATGCTCAAGAGCCCGGAAGCGGTTCAAAGGCAATTCAGCGATGCAGTCTCTATAATTGGCAAGCATGACTTCCCGGAGAAGTGGCCAGGACTGATCAATGAGATGGTAGAGAAATTTGCTTCTGGTAtgttaatctttaaatattttatttaaaaaacaaaaatatatgtattgtttattgCAAGGCTTTgaactaattttctttttaatggaattaaaaattaatttgaaatgtattcttAGATAAGAAATCAAATCCCTTTACTCAAAGGTAAAGGGGGCCTGACCTCAACAGTTTTATTCTTTTACatgaaattaacttaaataaattgtcaCAGGTGATTTTCATCTAATAAATGGCGTGTTAAGGACAGCCCATTCGTTATTCAAGAGGTATAGATATGAATTTAAATCACAAAAACTGTGGGAAGAAATCAAACATGTTCTCGATAACATCGCAAAACCTTTGACGGATTTATTTGTGGTGAGtgaaaattatgatttttttttctacaaacataatataaaataattaatattattataatttattcgggTGGCTGAAGGGGCTAGACCGGAAAGGTGAATGGGTGAATGTGTGTTTCATTCATCCATGGATTTGTGACTATGCAATACGGACAAACCTTTATTTAAAGTACTTTATATGtgtaatatctttttatttccaGGCGTTAATAGACTTGgcgaagaaaaataataatgtgccACATGCATTGAAGATCATCTACAACTCCCTCGTGTTAACATGCAAGGTGTTCTACTCCCTCAACTACCAGGATCTGCCAGAGTTCTTCGAGGACAATATGCCAGTATGGATGCCAAATCTCCTCAACCTACTTCAAGAGAAAGTACCATGTTTGGAGACAAGTGTAAGtcgattgtattaaatttagacTAAAACTAGCTAAATTGTATCCGATTCAAATGAAAAGATTTCCAATGAaatgagtaaagataaacaaaccacaGAATTAGATATTTTCTTCTGCATTATGCACTACAAAGAGTtttcgtttaatatatatttataatacaataaaacaatataccgcttaactatttatatccattttaatttaacttctaaAGGTCGGATACAAACTTCGCCGACGTTCAAAAGGccttttttaaagaatttatagtCAATATTTAAGATCTTGAACGGTATCCCGTCAATTCAATGTTAAAGTTGTTTGTTTGTACTGATTTTGTAATTGGATAAAGTTTGTGACAAAAATTCTTATTCAGCTGTTTGTTTTGATGATGAAGACCGTCAGTCTGACGGTCGCAAAAGATCAATTTCAAGGCCCGCACATCTTTCGACCTTCCGAAATTACCTATTTAgtagtaatattatttcttttagccGTAAAATAGGGCTTTAAGAATAGAGATTTTAGGGCTCCCGAAGATAAGTGAAGTTGGCATTAGAATGGCCTAATGCTTCTTATAAGCATGggatggttaataattcttatttctaAGGGAATTGATGACTACTTACCTTCAAGCCTTTTTCCCAGTCtgtatacttattataaatttttacaataactTTTTCTACATCCAGGACGATACCGACAAGCCTGGCGTTATGGAGGAACTTCGTACGGAAATTTGTAACTGTGCAGCTCTATACGCTCTCAAGTACGAAGAGGAGTTCTCTCCGTACGCTCCAGCTTTCGTGACTGCTGTGTGGAATGTCTTACTGAACACAGATTCGAAGTTACGATTCGATGCGGTGAGTCCACACTTTTTGGAATTTTTCACCTTGGAAATATATTGAGCCCGGTGTGGTGCCCCACCCTCCCCTCGTAAACTCGCGATATTTGACAGGTAATAGgtataataaaagtatgttCTTCCTTGGGGCTTACTCTATatcaaaatttatcaaaatcagttcaatgACTTAGACGTGAAAACTCTTTCAAGTCACATACAGACAGAGTTtagcatttacaatattaatatagataacttGACTATCATTACTTGTagcatatactatttatatttacttgccAATAAGGGTTTGTGCAAgtacgtctgggtaggtatcaccgaCTCATCAGGTATCATAtcaaccaaacagcaatacttggtattgttgcgttcaaatttaatgaaattatgacGAGCCggctggcgtggttggtagatgattgcctttcacgccaaaggttgtgggttcgattcccacccaggacagacatttgtgtgcatgaatatgtctgtttctcttgagtctgggtgtaatctatataagtatgtatttacaaaagaaaagtagtatatcagttgtctggtttccttaacacaagctttgtacgagcttaatttgggatcagatcgccgcgtgaaaaatgtcccaggatattattattataatttgaaaggtaagtgagccagtgtaacaacaggcaaaagggatataacatctttgtttcCAAGTTACAAacaaaatgtacatttttagttcaaatatttattgttttttcacGTTTGTTACAGTTAGTGTCGAACGCACTTACATTCCTCGCTAAAGTAGCGGAGAAAAATAGTTACAAGAATCTCTTCGAAGATCCCGCCACGCTTAGCAGTATTTGCGAGAAAGTTGTCATACCCAACATGCAGCTACGAGGTATGTATTCAAAATACTCCCAAAATATAGTGATCTTCGAGAGGAGAAGAATTGTGCCCCACATTCTCTATTTGTACATGGCGCAAGAGCAATAGGATTTTTTGTTAAGAAACTTTCGATTGTTTCTACCATGTGTACAGTGTTGAGGAACACCAATGCATGTGGTTGAAGCGATTGAATGTTGACCATCGTCATCATCAATATTGTTGATTGGGAGGAGATGAAATGAAAAAGGATTGCGCAGATGTCCtattcaaaaatagaacaatctatttatttatatatattttttaaattattggaaGCCAACACAATGTACAATGTTTTTACACGTCTGTCCCAGAAAATAACAATTCCAAATAATGACACTTATTAACACTATACATCGCTATTATAGGCTAAGTCATAATGCAATTTCACATTTTCAGCTTCGTTCACTCcaacgtaacatttttaaagatatcgcGTAAGGAAAACAAcacgtatacaaataaattaaggaaaaataaagaaatatataaatgtaaaaaatttaaacttaaatttatacacaaagacgcaaaaaaaaacaaaaaagagttAATTTATGACCCATTCGTGGTACTTtgacatttgaatttaaatatgcaatccgtcataatattcttatttttttaaatttgtatgctCCCATGCCATCACCAAACATCTAAATCAGCctctttataaacattattatacgttttaagGGCCCTGTTTAAAGGCGCTGTTATGCATATATTTGTTCGTGAAAACCGTCTATTACATTTCCAACCATAATAAACTTGCCATTGCACACAAttaggtattatttatatataataatatgttatatatgctattaaactatatttatgtaacattaaaacaaataaatatataataataataaatttgacgagccggttggcgtggttggtagacacttgcctttcatgaAGGTATTTGtgtccatgaacatgtctgtttgtcccgagtctgggtgtaattatctatataagtatgtatttacaaaagaaaaatagtatatgtagtatatcagttgtctggtttccatagcacaagctttgtacaagcttaatttgggatcagatggccgtgtgaaaaaatgtcccaggatattattaatattattattaataataatgaatatcacataATTGACGCAAATAGGATCAAAAATGATGTTATTATAGATAGTTGGCTgtgtttaactttaaatttaaaaaaaaagtatagaaaaACGACAGGCACGAGGGATCTAATATTTTAGGTTCCAAGGTTGTTGGTGCATTGgaaatgtaaagaatggttaatatttatattagttcctatgggcagtggtgaccacttgcataatttttttattattctatgttTACTGATAGTGTTTTATTACAGAGTCCGATTTGGAGCTGTTCGAGGATAATCCGGAGGAATACGTAAGCCGTGATATCGAAGGTTCCGACGTGGATACCAGACGGAGAGCGGCCTGTGACCTAGTGCGGACCCTCGCGTTACATTACGAAGATAAGATGATGAGCATATTCGGCCAATATGTTGAGGTCAGCGTGCTTCGTTATTttgcagtattttttataataaactaaaaaggaATAATTTTTATACTCTCCAAACTTCAACGCCGACATGATATCGATagctgattttaattttatctaataataacGTTAAATGTTGTAGGTTATGCTACAAAAGTATTCAGAGAGCGGTGGCAGTGCTTGGATTGGCAAAGACACAGCACTTTTCCTGGTCACATCACTGGCAAGTCGTGGCGGGACACAAGCAGCGGGAGTGACTAAGGCTTCTCCTCTAGTGGACCTGACTTCATTTGCTGCCAATCACGTCTTGCCTGAGCTGCAACGCCCTAACGGTATGTATAAGTACATTCTAGAAACTTCTTttaacttcaaaaatatttgttggaAGCACCTAGGTTTACGAAACaagacatatatttttgtaactaaatatatatgaaaaaaatcagGCACActctttatttctttgttttcatAGTACTATCCTTATAATTCAAAggtaaaatatagtatatttgttGTTTCAACAGAGTTTATTGAAAGTCCCAACTTTTTACTGAATCATAGAAATATGATCCCCATTGAGTGTAATTCAAGTGAGTGTGAGTGGAATTCAAGAAGCTATTCTGAAAAACCACTTATGGAATGTTTTAAAGATCAATATAGTTACgctatacattttattgtatttctacTTCTTCTGTGTTATTTTGTAGAGTTGAATGCGGTAAGAATTTTGGTGATTTTTGTTGCCAAATCGAATGTTTTCTGGCGAATTTATTGAGCAGAAAccacaaaacattaatattttcaaaggcACTCCAAAATTGTTATCgtaatttaatttcacttattttttaatttttagagatatcatttttttaagtaaattcagAACACACGTTCGCACTTCCGGGAGTTACATTTATTGTGCTCCAATATAGAGTAGTAAAAAACATTTGCAGGGTACATACAGAGTAGCTATCATCGGGTATGTGCCTTATGCACATACTTACGGTGAGAAATCATGCACAGTATCAATTCAGAACCTTATGATAAGTAACTGTTCGAACTGGCCTCTAGaagaaataataagatatatattgtaaatatatgtaaatatatattgttcaaTTACAGTGGAAGAGTTGCCAGTATTGAAAGCAGACGCCATCAAGTACATAATGACTTTCCGGTCTCTGCTACCGAAGGAACTCATAATGCAAGCCTTTCCGTTATTGGTAAGTAGTCCAGTCACTCGTTAGGTGATGATACAAAAAATTAGagagatttataataattattttcaacataGATGGCGCTcgagattatatatttttgaaaaattggTTTGTGATACCGTCATTTCAAGATGGTCGCAAATTCGGAATATTAATCAccatatactatactatacataaACTATACTAATTTACTGAATTAGAATTCACTTTGAGCTTTTGTACTGAAATAAtttggaaatttaaaataatattttaattatggagCATTTATCGGCCATTTATAAAGCtgatttttaatgttatctttACAATAGAGCCATTTGCTATATATTCACAATGAAAAGTCCATCTACTCCACGTGCAAAATTATTGTTCGTGTTTTTACAATGAGAAAACAGAATGGACAATATAATGTccttatatcttaatattataaggatattattgttatatatttataattatagccgagatggtctagtggttagaacgcgtgaatcttaaccgacgatcgtgggaccagacccgggcaagcaccgctgaaatatcatgtgcttaaaaattataattcatctcgtacttgacggtgaaggaaaacatcgcgaggaaacctgcacgtgtctaatttcattgaaattatgacaCACGGGTATtcttaccaacccgcattggagcagcatggttgaataagctccaaaaatctcctcaaaaagggagaggctttagcccagcagtgggacattgacaggctgatAGTGTATTTATAACTACTACAAAATAATTCACTAATTAATTTCTAGGAGTATTAAGTGTAATTATCGATCGCGTAAGTGGTGACTGGACCGAGGGGATCGTTAATATTTGCCATTGGCAATCCATGGCTGCGTCTGCGGTACGCTAACGAGGCGTGTTTGTCAGATCAACCACATCGCGGGCAGCGGCGTGGTGTGCACGTACGGCGCGTGCGCGGCGGAGAAGCTGGTCGCGGGCGGCATGCTGCCCCGCGCCGCGCTGCGCCCGCACGCGCCGCGCCTGCTGGCCGCGCTGCTGGCCGCGCTCGCCGGGCCCGCCGGCCGCGCGCTGCCCGCCGACCACAACGAGTACGTCATGAAGGGTGAGCACGACCCCGCCTCTATCTCATGCTTTACTAGtatatattacttactttactGGTTTTAGACTGCCCCGTTGGGCTAGTGGCTTGATatgaggccgcagacccggaggtcctgggttcaattcccaggtcgggccgataaaaagttattgggtttttctatcagaaaattctcagtagcagcccggagtctggaagttggaagtgtgtacactcccgttcctcggaaagcacataaagccgttggtccttcgcctgaactcgttccggtcgtatcggattgtcgtcccatcggataatgagagttagggaatagagagtgcacctgtgtttgcgcacacacttgtgcactataatatctcctgcgtagttggctaatctctcttgagattggccgccgtggccgaaatcggtctggaggacattattattattactttactggtggtagggctttgtgcgagctcgtctggttaggtcccaccccctcatcagatattctaccgcaaaacagcagtacttgatattgttgtgttccggtttgaagggtgagtgaaccagtgtaattacaggcacaggggacataaaatcttagttcccaaggttgatggcacattggctatgtaagcgatggttgacatttcttacaatgccactgt
This window harbors:
- the LOC126777345 gene encoding exportin-2 codes for the protein MEVSDENLATLVSYLEKTLNPDPNIRRPAEKFLEGVESNQNYGILLLHLIDNDNVDMVIKVTASIIFKNYIKRNWPVDEDGVDRMHASDRATIKSLIVRLMLKSPEAVQRQFSDAVSIIGKHDFPEKWPGLINEMVEKFASGDFHLINGVLRTAHSLFKRYRYEFKSQKLWEEIKHVLDNIAKPLTDLFVALIDLAKKNNNVPHALKIIYNSLVLTCKVFYSLNYQDLPEFFEDNMPVWMPNLLNLLQEKVPCLETSDDTDKPGVMEELRTEICNCAALYALKYEEEFSPYAPAFVTAVWNVLLNTDSKLRFDALVSNALTFLAKVAEKNSYKNLFEDPATLSSICEKVVIPNMQLRESDLELFEDNPEEYVSRDIEGSDVDTRRRAACDLVRTLALHYEDKMMSIFGQYVEVMLQKYSESGGSAWIGKDTALFLVTSLASRGGTQAAGVTKASPLVDLTSFAANHVLPELQRPNVEELPVLKADAIKYIMTFRSLLPKELIMQAFPLLINHIAGSGVVCTYGACAAEKLVAGGMLPRAALRPHAPRLLAALLAALAGPAGRALPADHNEYVMKAVLRTLACLREDALPYLGEALPKLASMLAVVSKNPCKPHFNHYLFESLSLAIQLVVKSNPKAITAFEDALFPIFQDILQNDVQEFMPYVFQMLSLLLELRGSGGAGSAPELYAALLPCLLAPPLWERPANVRPLVRLLCAFVLARDDLVLSSGKLNAMLGVFQKLIASKTNDHEGFYLIQTMLFKFGQSVMQQYTKQIITLLFQRLSSSKTTKYVKGLIAFLGFYAAQFGADELIEVVDSVQANMFALYVQRVLVPDVRRVCGALERKAAAVGCVRLLCHSARFRADLAPLWPAVLQALISLFELPPDESTLPDDHFIEVDDTPGYQPQYAQLTCAKSAADDPLAGIDDPKRYLAESLAELSRTQPGLLPPLLSALDEPHRAALQACLAAYSVHVC